The Sporichthya brevicatena genome contains the following window.
ACGTAGGCGACCTGCTCGACCATCGCGCCGAGCACCGCCGCCAGCTGAGGGAAGTCGCCGTCACCGATGCGCCCGTCGGCGTGCAGCCGCTCGAGCCACCCCTGGGTGCGGGCGACGAAGTTGCTGCGCAGCTGCAGCCACAGCTCGTCGAAGCCGTCGCTGCGGACCGCCGCCGCCTCACGCATGACGCGCAGGATGTGGCGGTGCCGGCTGTACGTGCGCAGGTAGAGGACGGTGTCGGCGGCGAGCGCGTCCGCGTCGGTGTGGTCCTGCAGTCCGGCGCGCGCCTCCAGCAGGTCCTCGAGACCGGGCTTGAGTGCCTCGAGGAAGATCTCGCGCTTGGACTCGAAGTGCCGGTAGAAGTTGCCCTGCGAGACCCCGGCACGGGTGACGATGTCCTGGATCCGCGTGCGCTCGTAGCCGTACTCCCCGAAGCACGCGGTGGCCGCGTCGACCAGCTGGGCCCGGGTGCGGCGGCCGCGGGCGTTGCCCGGCTTCGGCGTCGGATCGGAGACCGCAAGCGCCAGGACGTCGGACTCCACGCGACACCTCCCGGACGGCTGACGGCGCCGCGGAATGCGACTGCCGAGTCACACCATACGGATCGGAGCCGGTCGGGGGAACCCCTTCCGGAAGGTTCCAGGACTGGTCTTGCCTGGTGGCGACCAATGTGATTCGCTCGTCGCAAACAAGGGAGTCCCGTGGACGAGATCCAGGTGATCAGCCCGGTCGACGGCTCCGTCGTCGCCGCCGTCGCGGAGACGGAGCCCGCCGGCGTGCGGACGACGGTGGCTGCCGCGCGCGCTGCGGCCCCGGCCTGGGGCGACGTGCCGGTGGCGGACCGCGCGGCGATCCTCGACCGCTGGGCCCAGGCCGTCCTCGACGCCGGTGACGAGATCGCCGCCGTGACGTCGGCCGAGATGGGGATGCCCCTCGCGCTCGCGCGGGTGACGCAGGTCGAACTCGTCGCCGCCGTCCTGCAGAACACCGCTGCGGCGGCGCGCGACTTCCCGTGGCTGCAGAAGCACGACGGCTTCGAGGTGCACCACGTGCCCGCCGGTGTCGTCGCCGCCATCACTCCGTGGAACTTCCCCGTCTACCAGTGCGCGACCAAGCTCGCGCCCGCGTTGGCGGCCGGGTGCGCCGTGGTGCTCAAGCCGAGTGAGCTCGCCCCGACCGGGCCGACGCGGTTCGTCGAACTCGCGATCGCGGCCGGTGTCCCCGCCGCCGTGTTCGGCCTCGTGCACGGGCGCGGCCCGACGGTCGGGGAGACCCTCGTGACCGCGGACGGCGTCGACGTCGTGTCGTTCACCGGATCGGTCGCGGTCGGCTCGAAGGTCGGCGCGCTCGCGGGTGCGGCCATCCGGCGCGTGGCGCTGGAACTCGGGGGCAAGAGTGCGGCGGTGGTGCTCGACGACGTCGACCTCGACGAGGTGATCCCGCGCGCGGTCCGAGCGGCGTTCGTGAACAGCGGCCAGGCGTGCAACGCCCCGACGCGCTTGCTGTATCCCCGCGCGTCGGCGGATCGGGTCGAGGCGCTCGCGGCCGCCGCGGCGTCCGCGCTCCGGGTCGGCGATCCGAGCGATCCCGCGACCGACCTCGGGCCGCTGGTCAGCGCCGCGCAGTACGAGCGGGTCCGCGGGTTCGTCGACCGCGCGATGGCGGCGGGCGCGCGCCCGCTCGGGCCGGTCGCCGAACTGGCGCCGCCGTACTGTGCGCCGGTCGTGCTCGCGGACGTCGAGCGGGACGCCGAGGTCGCGCGCGAGGAGGTGTTCGGGCCCGTGCTCGTCCTGCTCCCGTACGACGACGACGCCGACGCGATCGCGGTGGCCAACGACACCGACTACGGCCTGTCCGCGGAGATCTGGGGTGCGGACCCGGCGCGGATCGCCGCGATCGCCGCGCGTCTGAGGGCGGGTCAGGTGAAGGTCAACGGCGTCCGGACGCGGACCCGTCCCGGCGCCCCGTTCGGCGGGTTCGGGAAGTCCGGCGTCGGCCGCGAGCTCGGTGAGTGGGGCCTGCTGGAGTTCTGCGAGGTCAAGGCGGTGCTGGCGTGAGCAGGTATCTCGTCACGGGCGCGGGTTCCGGGATCGGGCAGGCGCTCGCGACCTCGCTCATCGCCGCGGGGCACTCGGTGGTGGGTGTCGACCGTGACGTCACCGGGGTGCCGGCCGGCTGCGAGCGCGTCACGCTCGACCTGACCGACACCGCGGGCATCGACGCCTTCGCCGCGGGCATCGGCGCGCTCGACGGCCTCGCGAACGTCGCCGGGGTACCGGGCACCGAGGCGCCGGACGTCGTGCTGCGCGTCAACTTCCTCGCCGCGCGCCGGCTCACCGACGCGGTGACGGGCCGGATGTTCGCCGGTTCCTCCGTCGTGCACGTGACCTCGCTGGCGGCGCGCCGGCCCGGGGTCGAGGACGACGTGGCGTGGTCTCTGGTCGACGCCGGCGACGACGAGGTGCTCGCCTTCGCCGCGGCCCAGGGCGTCGACGGGTCAGCGGCGTACGACCTGTCGAAGAAGCTGCTCGTTCTGCACGCCCGTGCACGCGCGGCGGCCCTGCTCGGCTCGGGCGTCCGCGTCAGCGCCGTCAGCCCGGGCCCGATCGAGACCCCGATCCTCGGCGACTTCCGTGTCTCCATGGGCGCGAGCGTGGACGGGTCCGCCGACGTCGTCGGCCGTCTCGGCCGCCCCGAGGAGGTCGCGGCCGCCGTCGCCTTCCTCCTCTCGCCCGCCGCGTCCTGGGTCAACGGCGTCGACCTCGAACTCGACGGCGGCCTCCTCGCGGCCCGCGCCCTCGCCGCCCGCTCCGCCCCCGCCTGACGGGCCCCGCCTGACCGCCCACCTCGGCCGACGTCAAGAAAGGGTGACACCCCTTACTGCGCAGTAAGGGGTGTCACCCTTTTTTGACATCAGCGACGCAGGAGTCACATCGACTGTTCGGGCTGTGCGTGGCGGGTGCGCGGAAACAGGCGCGAATTTGGCGGTTCGACCCCTTGTGATCCGGAGCGCACCGGCTTAGTTTGTGACAGTCACGTCACAAAGGAGATCGCGTGAAGCTGCTCGTCGGGATCGCCGTGGCCACCGGGGTCGCCCTGTTCGGCGTGGCCCCGCTCGCCGCGGCCGACGTCACGCCCGGGGGAAGTTACGACGGGACCGCCGTCGCCTACGGCAACCTCGTCACGGCGACGAACCCCTCTGTCCCGCTCGGTCTGAGCCTCGAGCAGTCGGCCCCGGAGTCGCGGGTCCGGCTGACGTCGCTGGGGGAGTCCTCGGCGCTCGCGGCCGGTCCGTACCTCGGTGACTCCGCCACCGGCATCGCGTTCAGCCAGGCCGGCGGCAAGGGACTGGGCGGCCTGGACTTCCCGCTCGTCGCGGTCACCTCGGCCGGTGACAAGCCGAAGGACGTCACCGCCCCCGGCGTCGACCTGCACGCCGAGAGCGGTGTGAACCTCGCGGCCGCGCGGGCCGCCCTCGGCACCGGAGCGAACCGGGCCGCGACCGACGCCCGCGTCGAGCGCGTCACCGGCGGTACGTCCGCCTCCGCCTCCTCGCTCATCGACACCGTCGTGCTGTTCGACAAGCTCCTCATCTCCGGTCTGCGGTCCTCGGCCGAGACCGTCGCCGACGACAGCGGCAACCGCACCCGCCGCGGCACGTTGAGCATCGGCCGCCTGACGGCGCGGGGCATCACGATCACGGTCCCACCGGAGTCGCCGCTCGGCGCCGGCGCGCAGATCACCGGCCCGGACCTCGGCTTCGTCGACGGCCAGTTCTTCCTCGAGGTTCCGGGCGCACCGAAGAACTCCGTGCCCGTCGACGCGGCGGCCGTCGCGGACGCGTTCCGGGCGGTCGGCCTCACGATGACGTTCGCCAAGGCCGTCGAGACCGACACCGGGATCATCTCCCCGTCGCTCACGATCTCCGGCGTCCTGCCCGCGCCGCCGGAGAACCCCCAGGTCAACGGCGAGAC
Protein-coding sequences here:
- a CDS encoding aldehyde dehydrogenase family protein, with amino-acid sequence MDEIQVISPVDGSVVAAVAETEPAGVRTTVAAARAAAPAWGDVPVADRAAILDRWAQAVLDAGDEIAAVTSAEMGMPLALARVTQVELVAAVLQNTAAAARDFPWLQKHDGFEVHHVPAGVVAAITPWNFPVYQCATKLAPALAAGCAVVLKPSELAPTGPTRFVELAIAAGVPAAVFGLVHGRGPTVGETLVTADGVDVVSFTGSVAVGSKVGALAGAAIRRVALELGGKSAAVVLDDVDLDEVIPRAVRAAFVNSGQACNAPTRLLYPRASADRVEALAAAAASALRVGDPSDPATDLGPLVSAAQYERVRGFVDRAMAAGARPLGPVAELAPPYCAPVVLADVERDAEVAREEVFGPVLVLLPYDDDADAIAVANDTDYGLSAEIWGADPARIAAIAARLRAGQVKVNGVRTRTRPGAPFGGFGKSGVGRELGEWGLLEFCEVKAVLA
- a CDS encoding SDR family oxidoreductase, which translates into the protein MSRYLVTGAGSGIGQALATSLIAAGHSVVGVDRDVTGVPAGCERVTLDLTDTAGIDAFAAGIGALDGLANVAGVPGTEAPDVVLRVNFLAARRLTDAVTGRMFAGSSVVHVTSLAARRPGVEDDVAWSLVDAGDDEVLAFAAAQGVDGSAAYDLSKKLLVLHARARAAALLGSGVRVSAVSPGPIETPILGDFRVSMGASVDGSADVVGRLGRPEEVAAAVAFLLSPAASWVNGVDLELDGGLLAARALAARSAPA
- a CDS encoding TetR/AcrR family transcriptional regulator, with translation MESDVLALAVSDPTPKPGNARGRRTRAQLVDAATACFGEYGYERTRIQDIVTRAGVSQGNFYRHFESKREIFLEALKPGLEDLLEARAGLQDHTDADALAADTVLYLRTYSRHRHILRVMREAAAVRSDGFDELWLQLRSNFVARTQGWLERLHADGRIGDGDFPQLAAVLGAMVEQVAYVQIGLPDRTPRDEEIQRIARVIGDVWHRALPPVPRKAANTRTANPKTANKKPPAKK